The following DNA comes from Candidatus Poribacteria bacterium.
CTGCTGGATAAACACAGTGACATCGACGTCGTAGATATCAGTACCGGCGACTATGAACACCACACGGTCGCGAAGATGGCGGCTGAGCGCAAGATGCACCCGATCGTCGAAAAACCGATGGCACCGACCCTCGCTTGCTGTGATGTAATCATAGATAGTTGTAGAAAAAATGGGGTTCATTTTGAGGTCGCTGAGAATTACTTTCGAATGCCAGGGGATCGCATCATCATAAAATTGATCCAAGAGGGTGTGCTTGGTGACATTGCGCGGGTTCACTTTATCGAACCTTTCGGACGTAGACCGTTTGTGCACGGTGCCGGAAAGCCGCGCGGTATAGAATCTCCTATCTCAACATTTACTTCCCACTCGGGTGTCTGTATTGACATGGGTGTTCATCGGATGTCCCAGATTCGGTTTTATGCGCAAAGCGAACCGAAACGCATTACTGGAATTACCAAGCAATTCGCGCCGAGTTCCAATAACAACGTTTACGAAGATTGGGGACATGCGATGATTGAGTTTGAAAGCGGTGCCGTCGGTGTCTATGAAACCTCCCGAGTCGGAGAGGAAACGATTAAGTACAGACAGATTATGGGAACGAAGGGCGTGATAACAGACATTGATTTCTGGACAGCCGATTTTCCGCTGCGTGCCATCGTTAACGGTGAAATGAAAGATATCCCGATCGAAACGGAGCGGCATCAGGTTGACGGAGTAGACGTCCTTTCCAGAATTGTCGTGCATACTGATCCACAGATTGTCTATGAAAATCCTTTCAGAACGTATGCAATAGACGATTGGAATGTCGGAACCGCCGAAGAGATTATGACTATCGCGAGGGCGGCTCTCACAGGAGAACCACCGGAGTACGGTATCGGCGGCAGGAAAGATGTGGAGATGTGTATCGCTCTATACGAATCCTCGCGGACGGGCATGATGCCGATCGACCTCCCGATCACGGAAACGACCGGCTATGAGCAGATGGTTCACGACGAATTCCGCCAGAAATTCGGTCATGCTATCGATGCGTAATAGTATCTATTCACACACCAATTTCCCCAATCTAAGGTAGGTGCGGTTTCTAACCGCACCATAAGTTTCAATTTAGCTCTGTAGGAATGTGAACACTTTTTATTCGAATCATAAAAGGGAGCACGCGCATGAACATCCTCGTCCTTCACGGACCGAATCTACACCTCTTAGGGAAACGCCAACCGGAGATTTATGGACACCAAACATTATCAGACATCAACGCTATGCTCGACCGCCAAGCAGCGGCATCGCCTCACGCGATTACACTCAAAATCTCCCAATCCAATCACGAAGGCGAACTCGTCTCCATCATCGGTGATAACATCGACTGGGCAGATGGTATCTTGATTAATCCTGCTGCTTACACACATACCAGTGTCGCCATCCGAGACGCACTCTCTACCGTCGCACTCCCCGTCATAGAGATTCATCTCTCTAACATCTATGCCCGCGAAGAATTTCGGCATCATTCCTACATATCGGCGGTTGCTGTCGGTGTCATCGGCGGTTTCGGAACGCATAGTTACACGCTTGCCCTTGAGGCAATGATCCAGATATTGCAACAAACTCAGGAAAATTAAAAAGATGGCAAAAAACCCTTTCATACCCTTTAGTCGCCCTTGGATCGATGATACCGAAATCGAAGCCGTTAGCCAAGTCCTCGCCTCCAAATGGATCAGCACAGGTAACAGAGTCCGCGAATTTGAACGCTCTTTTGCCGAATATCTCGGTGTTAAACACGCCATTGCTGTCAGTTCCTGCACCCATGCCCTACATCTAAGTCTCGTCGTAACCGGAATCGGTAACGGCGACGAAGTCATCACGACCCCTTACACCTTCACCGCGACTGCTGAAGCGATCCGATATGTCGGTGCTAAACCTGTCTTTGTGGACATCGAACCAGATACATTGAATATTGACATAACCCAAATCGAACAGGCGATAACCCCACGCACGAAGGCGATACTGCCCGTCCATTTTGCAGGTCTCCCGTGCGATATGGAGGCGTTACAAGACCTCTGCCGAAACCACAACCTCGTCCTCATTGACGACGCTGCGCACGCGATTCCAACCGAATACAAAGGGCAATACATCGGCAACATCGGTGACCTGTCCGCCTTCAGTTTTTATGCGAACAAAAACTTGACAACAGGGGAAGGCGGGATGATTACCACCAATAACGATGCCTTCGCCAAACCGCTCCGCACGATGCGACTCCACGGCATCGACAAAGACGCTTGGGCGCGTCAATCAGAGCGCGACATCTGGCGGTACGACATCGCGACTGAAGGTTATAAATACAACATGACCGATATCCAAGCGGCGATGGGGTTATGCCAACTCATAAAACTCAACAAACAGCATGAACGCCGCCGAGACCTAGCGCAGATCTATCAAACAGAATTGGCGAATTTTCCACAAATCAGCACGCCGGTGGCACCGGAGAATCCCAGCGAGCACTCGTGGCATCTCTATATTATTCAACTCCCACCCGGTGAACGCGACGGATTTATCAGAGCTTTGAGCGAGGCAAACATTGAATGCAGTGTCCACTATATTCCGCTACATCTCTTCGAGTTTTATCAGGAGCACTACGGTTACCGTGTCGGCGATTTTCCGTGCGCTGAGGCGGCATTTGAAGGCGTCGTGAGTCTACCGCTTCACCCGGGATTAACCGAAGAGGAGATCCATATCGTAATCGATGAAATAGGAAAGATTTTAGGTCCATAATCATATCCCGGAAATTAAAGAACGGGCAATGAATTGCCCTACTACAAACGGGATTTCTGTGAAATCCGTGTTAATTCGCGATTCAGAACACCACTTCAGTAAGAAGATGGACACACCTAACCCAGCGAACGCTACCCTTTATCAAATCATCCCTAGCGACGTCTGTTTCTCATGTGATGTCTGCTGCCGATTTTTAGAAGCAGACAGTCCACTCGCGCCCATCTTCACCGAAATAGAGACGGAAAAAGCCATTGCCCACGGTGCCGATCCCGCCCTGTTCCGTCCACAACCAGACGGAAAGAGTGCCCAAATCCAGCTAAAACCGTACAACGATTTCTACATCTGTCCGTTTTTTGAACCGGAGACGAGCCACTGCACGATCTATTCAATCCGTCCGCTTGACTGCCAACTTTACCCATTTGCCCTCATGCGCAGTGAGGATGGAAACTCGGTCGTGCTCGGCGTAGATACACTCTGTCCGTTTGGCGAAGCATACCTCGAAACGGAAGCTTTTCAGAAGCATATCCGTCACGTCATCGATTACGTCGAATCTGAACCGGTCACGGCGCAGATACTCGCCAACTGGAGCTTGATCGGCGATTACCAAGACACGGTGAAAATTGTCCATACCTTTTTTTAATTATTCCTTGCAGGGAAATGACGTGCGTTCTATCTATCAAGGACGTTTCTTAAATCCGCCTGCGTGTTTTTGCGAATCAGAATCAACGGTATGAAGCCCGTGTGGGCTTCAAATCAACGGTATTCATGCCGTGTGGCATTCCCCGGGGTATTTCTGCGTATTGTTGCAGGCTACAATTTTTTATTTATTTTTTCAAAGATGCAACTCCAACCGCTAACGCTCAATAACAAGCCAATTTTTGACGAATACGCGCATCGGATGTGCCCGCGCTTGTCTCACTACGCCTTCGCACCGATCTACGTGTGGAAAGAACATTTTCAGTTTTATTGGACACTGTTAACAGACTATCTATGCATCTTCGCAAAACAGGGTGAAGACTATTTCATGCCGATTCTACCGATGCCGTGCGATCCTGAAAACCACATCTACCGAAATGTTATTCGCACGGCATACCACTTTATGTTAGAATCAAATCGGAATCCACATATCGCTCGAATCGAAAATGTTCCACAGGCGTTGTACACTTTTTTTCAAGAGGACGGATTCCGCGTCACCCTGAAGGAGACCGAATACCTCTATGAGATAGGAACACTCAGCGAGTTGCGTGGCAATCGCTTCAAAAGCAAGCGCAACGTTTATAACGCCTTTATGGAGCGGTATCCGTCGGCAGAATTGAGACCCTATCGCATCGCCGACCGCGAGGCGTGTTTCTCACTTTATGATGCATGGCACACTGACCGCGCAGCAAAATGTGACGACGCAGTCTATTGTGCGATGCTTGAGGATTCTCGATCGGTGCACCGTATCGCGATTGCGCATGCGGAGGCGCTCGGACTTCGCGGAAGGGTTGTTCGTATTGATGGGGAAATCAGCGGCTACACCTTCGGATATCCACTGAACGCGGATATACTCTGTGTGCTATTCGAAGTTACAGACCTTAGGATAAAAGGACTCGCACAGTTCATTTACCGCGAGTTTTGCAAGGAATTGGTGGGGACTTACAGATGGATTAACGCAATGAGCGATTCAGGGTTAGACAACCTAAAACGTGTCAAACGCTCTTATCACCCAATCCAACTGATACCGTTATATAACGTTGTGAGTCGGGAGCAGAGAATATGAAAGTGGCTCTTATTTTTCTTAACGGCTATTATGATCTCCGCTATCTCGATTTTTACCGGCACGAGATCGAAACCGCAGTGGAAAAGGGTTCTTTGCTCATCTGTGCCGACGGCGGCATCCGCATATTTGATGAATTAAATCAGGGTACGGATAGGGCACTGATTCCTGATGTTCTCATCGGGGACATGGATTCGGTAAGGTATCGGGGTTCCAAACCCCTCCTACAAGCAAAACATGTCGTTCAGGAATGGGTGGGAAAAACGGACAAAGATTACACCGACGGACAACTCGCCGTAGACTACGCTTTGGAACAGTTTAACTGCCGACATATTGTTATCTACGGCGGTTTACCGCGTCCAGCGGAATATGAAACTGACCAGTTCCTCGGGAATCTCAAACTGATGCGTTTCGGGCATTATCGCGCGTCCGTAGGTGCGCCTTACGCAGCCGAAATGCGGGATCCGAGACAAACAATCCACTATGTGCTATCAGTTATACGTTTAACCCGGAAAAGCAGCGGACTGCAACGCGTCTCTCTCATTGCGGAATCTCCCAACGTCATTGTCGAAAAGAGCGAAAATCTCCGTTGGGACTTGGCATCGCTACACATTCATCCCGATTTAACAAACGCCCTTCGCAACGAGTTCGTAGCAGGTGCGGAGTCGGCACTCGTTCAATTGACTGATGGATCCGCCCCCGTCTACGTGATTCACAATTGGTAGGCGAGTACCTTTTTGAGCGTTTCTGTGTCCAGATTCGCGCCACTCATTACCATTACCACGCGTTTCCCCGCCAGCGTATCCGTGAGTTTATGCGCTGCCGCTATCGGAGCCGCGCCTGCCCCCTCCGCCAAGTTGTGTGTCCATCTTAACGCCAAACGAATGCCTTCCACAAGTTCCGCCTCACTGAGCAGAACAATGTCGTGAACGCCCTTCTTGATGATAGACAATGGCAACGAGAACGGTGCACGCGTTGCGATTCCATCTGCCATAGTATCGCAAGCATCGGTTTCTACACGCTGTCCGGTCTTCCATGAGCGATAGATAGCGGGTGCATTTTCTGCTTGCACACCAATCACCTTGACATCTGGGTTGATCGCTTTGGAAACTGTGATAGCACCACAGCAACCGCTCCCACCGCCGACAGGTACGATGATTGCATCCACGTCTGGGAGCCTCTCAAAAATCTCAAGCGAATAGGTGCCGACACCGTGGAAGAGGGCAGGTTCCATGCACGGATGAACGTAGTAAAGTCCGCGTTCCACTTGAAGCTTTTCACACAACGTTAGTGCTTCGTCAAAATCGGCACCGTGTTCAATTAGCTCGGCACCAAACGCTCGCATCGCACTGTTCTTTT
Coding sequences within:
- a CDS encoding Gfo/Idh/MocA family oxidoreductase — protein: MRKAKIASVGCGWVAKRWHLPTIAELTKRGDLDYIAVCDVDADTAREAGETYGLPYYTDVEELLDKHSDIDVVDISTGDYEHHTVAKMAAERKMHPIVEKPMAPTLACCDVIIDSCRKNGVHFEVAENYFRMPGDRIIIKLIQEGVLGDIARVHFIEPFGRRPFVHGAGKPRGIESPISTFTSHSGVCIDMGVHRMSQIRFYAQSEPKRITGITKQFAPSSNNNVYEDWGHAMIEFESGAVGVYETSRVGEETIKYRQIMGTKGVITDIDFWTADFPLRAIVNGEMKDIPIETERHQVDGVDVLSRIVVHTDPQIVYENPFRTYAIDDWNVGTAEEIMTIARAALTGEPPEYGIGGRKDVEMCIALYESSRTGMMPIDLPITETTGYEQMVHDEFRQKFGHAIDA
- the aroQ gene encoding type II 3-dehydroquinate dehydratase, translating into MNILVLHGPNLHLLGKRQPEIYGHQTLSDINAMLDRQAAASPHAITLKISQSNHEGELVSIIGDNIDWADGILINPAAYTHTSVAIRDALSTVALPVIEIHLSNIYAREEFRHHSYISAVAVGVIGGFGTHSYTLALEAMIQILQQTQEN
- a CDS encoding DegT/DnrJ/EryC1/StrS family aminotransferase, which codes for MKKMAKNPFIPFSRPWIDDTEIEAVSQVLASKWISTGNRVREFERSFAEYLGVKHAIAVSSCTHALHLSLVVTGIGNGDEVITTPYTFTATAEAIRYVGAKPVFVDIEPDTLNIDITQIEQAITPRTKAILPVHFAGLPCDMEALQDLCRNHNLVLIDDAAHAIPTEYKGQYIGNIGDLSAFSFYANKNLTTGEGGMITTNNDAFAKPLRTMRLHGIDKDAWARQSERDIWRYDIATEGYKYNMTDIQAAMGLCQLIKLNKQHERRRDLAQIYQTELANFPQISTPVAPENPSEHSWHLYIIQLPPGERDGFIRALSEANIECSVHYIPLHLFEFYQEHYGYRVGDFPCAEAAFEGVVSLPLHPGLTEEEIHIVIDEIGKILGP
- a CDS encoding DUF2156 domain-containing protein, producing MKPVWASNQRYSCRVAFPGVFLRIVAGYNFLFIFSKMQLQPLTLNNKPIFDEYAHRMCPRLSHYAFAPIYVWKEHFQFYWTLLTDYLCIFAKQGEDYFMPILPMPCDPENHIYRNVIRTAYHFMLESNRNPHIARIENVPQALYTFFQEDGFRVTLKETEYLYEIGTLSELRGNRFKSKRNVYNAFMERYPSAELRPYRIADREACFSLYDAWHTDRAAKCDDAVYCAMLEDSRSVHRIAIAHAEALGLRGRVVRIDGEISGYTFGYPLNADILCVLFEVTDLRIKGLAQFIYREFCKELVGTYRWINAMSDSGLDNLKRVKRSYHPIQLIPLYNVVSREQRI
- a CDS encoding thiamine pyrophosphokinase translates to MKVALIFLNGYYDLRYLDFYRHEIETAVEKGSLLICADGGIRIFDELNQGTDRALIPDVLIGDMDSVRYRGSKPLLQAKHVVQEWVGKTDKDYTDGQLAVDYALEQFNCRHIVIYGGLPRPAEYETDQFLGNLKLMRFGHYRASVGAPYAAEMRDPRQTIHYVLSVIRLTRKSSGLQRVSLIAESPNVIVEKSENLRWDLASLHIHPDLTNALRNEFVAGAESALVQLTDGSAPVYVIHNW
- a CDS encoding threonine dehydratase, whose product is MKTITLQGIIAARGVVSRFLKPTPLIHYPELSERLGFQAYIKHENHHPTGSFKVRGGINFMHHLPQAQREKGVITATRGNHGQSIAYAAAQYGVKATVVVPYGNNPEKNSAMRAFGAELIEHGADFDEALTLCEKLQVERGLYYVHPCMEPALFHGVGTYSLEIFERLPDVDAIIVPVGGGSGCCGAITVSKAINPDVKVIGVQAENAPAIYRSWKTGQRVETDACDTMADGIATRAPFSLPLSIIKKGVHDIVLLSEAELVEGIRLALRWTHNLAEGAGAAPIAAAHKLTDTLAGKRVVMVMSGANLDTETLKKVLAYQL